In the genome of Streptomyces sp. V2I9, one region contains:
- a CDS encoding MFS transporter, which yields MTTAEPKPGREADETTGAGGEALHVRVPSPRTPESFASPRPAGTPAARAVSPATPETSRERAHRLLRHPVTIATAAAAVLHVLWFFFFANTGGDIAAQDAWAEFVGRHPGSAYNLAWYGGMHPVSYSVVSPYLMSVLGVRTTMMIAGTVSSGLTALILVRVPAVRNPLACALAGVFAFLCNALSGRVTFGLGMMFAVGAVAAVFCWPYRWRYKRWAKAAVAAPLAALATASSPVAGLFLGVVAAALFLHKRRPGAYAIGLAPVAVVGLSAWLFPFSGTQPMSLGTLSLPFLFAVLVFVLVPRDWSTVRTAAAVYGIGTLLTYVVDSQIGSNITRMAMLFAGVALLAALPYTVPRSRRWYALVLAFAGLNFWIGFKSVDDIVRTAPAASWNRELAPLVNQLQQVGAERGRVEVVPASSHRESSALAPYVQLARGWNRQADMERNPLFYDDTLDPVNYREWLDRWAVHYVVLPKDRPDNGAVQEAELIEQGQPYLREIWGDENWKLYRVLDPVPLADPPATVERAGAGGVTITVKSAGRVLIRIPYTRWLALVDEDGRAVQRPQETEESKQRSQEDETAPKTYLNTHGCLNKVEEGPYGDEWTELLAPRPGVYRLTAPYQFQPGTPCPEELS from the coding sequence GTGACCACCGCGGAGCCGAAGCCCGGCCGCGAGGCGGACGAGACCACGGGCGCCGGGGGAGAGGCCCTGCACGTCCGCGTGCCGTCCCCCCGGACCCCCGAGTCCTTTGCCTCCCCCCGGCCCGCCGGGACTCCTGCCGCGCGGGCGGTGTCCCCGGCCACGCCCGAGACCTCGCGCGAACGGGCGCACCGGCTGCTCCGCCACCCCGTCACCATCGCCACGGCCGCCGCCGCCGTACTGCACGTGCTCTGGTTCTTCTTCTTCGCCAACACCGGCGGGGACATCGCCGCGCAGGACGCCTGGGCCGAGTTCGTGGGCCGGCACCCCGGTTCCGCGTACAACCTGGCCTGGTACGGGGGCATGCACCCCGTCTCGTACAGCGTGGTCTCGCCCTACCTGATGTCCGTGCTCGGCGTCCGGACGACGATGATGATCGCCGGCACGGTCTCCTCCGGGCTGACCGCGCTGATCCTCGTGCGCGTCCCGGCCGTCCGCAACCCGCTGGCCTGCGCGCTCGCCGGGGTCTTCGCGTTCCTGTGCAACGCGCTGTCGGGCCGGGTGACGTTCGGGCTCGGCATGATGTTCGCGGTCGGCGCGGTGGCGGCGGTGTTCTGCTGGCCGTACCGGTGGCGGTACAAGCGGTGGGCCAAGGCCGCCGTCGCCGCCCCGCTCGCCGCGCTCGCCACCGCTTCCAGCCCGGTCGCCGGCCTCTTCCTCGGGGTCGTCGCGGCAGCGCTGTTCCTCCACAAGCGGCGGCCCGGCGCGTACGCGATCGGGCTCGCCCCGGTCGCCGTGGTCGGCCTGTCCGCCTGGCTGTTCCCGTTCTCGGGCACGCAGCCGATGTCGCTCGGGACGCTGTCGCTGCCGTTCCTCTTCGCGGTGCTCGTCTTCGTCCTCGTCCCGCGTGACTGGAGCACGGTCCGCACCGCCGCCGCCGTCTACGGGATCGGCACGCTGCTCACGTACGTCGTCGACTCGCAGATCGGGTCGAACATCACGCGGATGGCGATGCTGTTCGCCGGAGTGGCGCTGCTCGCCGCCCTGCCGTACACGGTCCCGCGCAGCCGCCGCTGGTATGCCCTCGTCCTGGCCTTCGCGGGGCTCAACTTCTGGATCGGCTTCAAGAGCGTCGACGACATCGTCCGCACCGCCCCCGCCGCTTCCTGGAACCGCGAGCTGGCCCCGCTGGTCAACCAGCTCCAGCAGGTGGGGGCCGAACGCGGCCGGGTCGAGGTCGTCCCCGCGAGCAGCCACCGCGAGTCGTCGGCGCTCGCCCCGTACGTCCAGCTGGCGCGCGGCTGGAACCGCCAGGCCGACATGGAGCGCAACCCGCTCTTCTACGACGACACGCTGGACCCGGTGAACTACCGGGAGTGGCTGGACCGCTGGGCCGTGCACTACGTGGTGCTGCCCAAGGACCGGCCGGACAACGGGGCGGTCCAGGAGGCGGAGCTGATCGAGCAGGGGCAGCCGTACCTGCGCGAGATCTGGGGCGACGAGAACTGGAAGCTGTACCGGGTGCTGGACCCGGTGCCGCTCGCCGACCCGCCGGCGACGGTGGAGCGGGCGGGCGCGGGCGGGGTGACGATCACCGTGAAGTCGGCGGGCCGGGTGCTGATCCGGATCCCGTACACGCGGTGGCTCGCCCTGGTCGACGAGGACGGCAGGGCGGTGCAGCGCCCGCAGGAGACCGAGGAGTCGAAGCAGCGGTCGCAGGAGGACGAGACCGCGCCCAAGACCTATCTCAACACGCACGGCTGCCTGAACAAGGTGGAGGAGGGCCCGTACGGCGACGAGTGGACCGAACTGCTCGCGCCGCGACCGGGCGTGTACCGGCTGACGGCCCCGTACCAGTTCCAGCCGGGCACGCCCTGCCCGGAGGAGCTGAGCTGA
- a CDS encoding serine hydrolase — MAGESPDKTEQRKSSSGTAAEERDPRFAVFRAPDAARDGAETDDAGSGAGTGSGTGSGATSDTATAVFRPRLPEDETRREPEAEAASGDEPEAVTDAGPDADPDGVPGSGSAPQAVSAASDAAGEPVEAPEGPEAAQDRTSADTGVEEPDAGAERPDGEKPDGGVKQPDVEASEGDVEVTEGEASAKEPAEEPEPESADGDGEGDGRLRAAVAAWVGAEAEDKPDAVAGDGPDSEAGDDADAGAKPMADDPVADDEGVAEGDEAAPSATAERRAEPEAASVADAKSPSDPQRKPDRKSERSEPEDEQAGKTEQSEEEPGAKADGKPDAGAAPDADDKPKAGSAPDADDKPEAGTAPDRASDAEADSGDASDLRGIDQPTAVFKALKPGGTTGGVDQATTALKLPRDTELGTEPGARPGGRSAEPGSATEPGSAPESDAERTSTFVPLRSDDVRAAPAPRKPEPEAGGGDTADAGPGASARTPEAAAPPPAAPSWAAAERTRQQPLPPKPPLDLLAELTNTPPPPETPVRTAVRRVKIWTPLVLLLLIVFAIVQVMRPLPEPSLELTAKPTYTFEGGATKLAWPGQGQSAVMVDGVGSLGTEGAQKPAPIASVAKAMTAYVILEGHPLKGDEEGEKITVDQKAEDESKRPDESTAPLTKGQQLTQRQMLQLLMIPSGNNAARLLARWDAGSEDAFIDKMNDAAKDLGMTNSTYTDPSGLEKTTVSTATDQLKLAQAVMRNEVFRKIVDTPEVEIEGIDGKIYNNNNLLLQPGVSGIKTGSSTPAGGNLLWSANTKVDGKLLWIYGAVMGQQAGTGRVYDSLELSLQNSLKLIKDAQEAATSATVVKKGDVVGYVDNGFGGQTPVVATKNLKAVGWSGLEVELKVTDNGKGIGHEAKAGSEVGMVTVGTGTGKMTAPVVLQGDLVQPAFGDKLARIG, encoded by the coding sequence GTGGCGGGCGAGTCCCCCGACAAAACGGAGCAGCGGAAGTCGTCGTCGGGGACGGCTGCGGAGGAACGCGACCCGCGCTTCGCCGTCTTCCGTGCCCCCGACGCGGCCCGGGACGGGGCGGAAACCGACGACGCGGGTTCGGGAGCGGGTACCGGTTCGGGTACGGGCTCGGGAGCCACGTCCGACACGGCGACCGCGGTGTTCCGCCCCCGGCTGCCCGAGGACGAGACCCGGCGCGAGCCGGAGGCTGAGGCTGCTTCCGGGGACGAGCCGGAAGCCGTGACGGATGCCGGGCCGGACGCCGATCCGGACGGGGTGCCGGGGTCGGGGAGCGCGCCTCAGGCCGTTTCTGCGGCCTCCGACGCCGCCGGGGAGCCCGTCGAGGCCCCCGAGGGCCCGGAAGCCGCCCAGGACCGCACGAGCGCGGACACCGGTGTCGAGGAGCCGGATGCGGGCGCGGAGAGGCCGGACGGGGAGAAGCCGGACGGGGGCGTGAAGCAGCCCGACGTGGAAGCCTCCGAGGGTGACGTGGAAGTCACCGAGGGCGAGGCGTCCGCGAAGGAGCCGGCGGAGGAGCCTGAGCCCGAAAGTGCGGACGGTGACGGCGAAGGGGACGGGCGACTGCGTGCCGCGGTCGCCGCCTGGGTCGGCGCCGAGGCCGAAGACAAGCCGGATGCCGTCGCCGGGGATGGGCCGGATTCGGAAGCCGGAGACGACGCGGACGCCGGGGCGAAGCCCATGGCCGACGATCCCGTGGCCGACGACGAGGGCGTCGCCGAGGGCGACGAGGCCGCGCCCTCCGCGACGGCGGAGCGCCGGGCCGAGCCCGAGGCGGCTTCCGTGGCGGACGCGAAGTCGCCGTCGGACCCGCAGCGGAAGCCGGACCGGAAGAGCGAGCGGTCCGAGCCGGAGGACGAGCAGGCCGGGAAGACCGAGCAGTCCGAGGAGGAGCCCGGCGCGAAGGCGGACGGCAAGCCGGACGCCGGGGCCGCCCCGGACGCCGACGACAAGCCGAAGGCGGGCAGCGCCCCGGACGCCGATGACAAGCCGGAGGCCGGCACCGCCCCGGACCGTGCGTCCGACGCCGAGGCGGACTCCGGCGACGCCTCCGACCTGCGAGGAATCGATCAGCCCACCGCCGTCTTCAAGGCGCTCAAGCCGGGTGGGACGACCGGCGGGGTCGATCAGGCGACGACCGCGCTGAAGCTCCCGCGCGACACCGAGCTGGGCACCGAGCCCGGAGCCCGGCCCGGAGGCCGGAGCGCCGAGCCGGGGTCCGCCACCGAGCCGGGGTCCGCTCCCGAGAGCGACGCCGAGCGCACGAGCACGTTCGTGCCGCTCCGCTCCGATGACGTACGCGCCGCCCCCGCGCCCCGTAAGCCGGAGCCCGAAGCCGGGGGCGGGGACACGGCCGACGCCGGGCCCGGAGCTTCCGCACGTACTCCGGAGGCCGCCGCCCCGCCGCCCGCCGCCCCGTCCTGGGCCGCGGCCGAGCGGACCCGGCAGCAGCCGCTGCCGCCGAAGCCGCCGCTCGACCTGCTCGCCGAGCTGACGAACACCCCGCCGCCGCCGGAGACCCCGGTCAGGACCGCCGTACGGCGGGTCAAGATCTGGACCCCGCTGGTCCTCCTCCTGCTGATCGTCTTTGCGATCGTGCAGGTGATGCGCCCGCTTCCGGAGCCCTCCCTGGAGCTGACGGCGAAGCCGACGTACACCTTCGAGGGCGGTGCGACGAAGCTGGCCTGGCCGGGCCAGGGACAGTCGGCCGTGATGGTGGACGGTGTCGGCTCCCTGGGCACCGAGGGCGCGCAGAAGCCCGCCCCGATCGCCAGCGTTGCGAAGGCCATGACCGCCTACGTGATCCTCGAAGGGCACCCCCTCAAGGGTGACGAGGAGGGCGAGAAGATCACCGTCGACCAGAAGGCGGAGGACGAGTCCAAGCGCCCCGACGAGTCGACGGCCCCGCTGACCAAGGGCCAGCAGCTGACCCAGCGGCAGATGCTCCAGCTGCTGATGATCCCCTCGGGGAACAACGCGGCCCGTCTGCTCGCCCGCTGGGACGCGGGCTCCGAGGACGCGTTCATCGACAAGATGAACGACGCGGCCAAGGACCTCGGGATGACCAACTCCACGTACACCGACCCGAGCGGGCTGGAGAAGACCACCGTCTCGACCGCCACCGACCAGCTGAAGCTGGCGCAGGCGGTCATGCGCAACGAGGTCTTCCGGAAGATCGTGGACACGCCCGAGGTCGAGATCGAGGGCATAGACGGCAAGATCTACAACAACAACAACCTTCTCCTGCAGCCCGGCGTGAGCGGTATCAAGACCGGCTCCTCGACCCCCGCCGGCGGCAACCTGCTCTGGTCCGCGAACACCAAGGTCGACGGCAAGCTGCTGTGGATCTACGGGGCGGTCATGGGCCAGCAGGCCGGCACCGGCCGGGTCTACGACAGCCTGGAGCTGTCCCTCCAGAACAGCCTGAAGCTGATCAAGGACGCGCAGGAGGCCGCCACCTCGGCGACGGTGGTGAAGAAGGGCGATGTCGTCGGGTACGTGGACAACGGGTTCGGCGGGCAGACCCCGGTGGTCGCCACCAAGAACCTCAAGGCGGTCGGCTGGTCCGGTCTGGAGGTCGAGCTCAAGGTCACGGACAACGGCAAGGGCATCGGCCACGAGGCGAAGGCCGGGAGCGAGGTCGGCATGGTGACCGTGGGCACGGGCACCGGAAAGATGACGGCGCCGGTGGTGCTCCAGGGCGATCTGGTCCAGCCGGCCTTCGGCGACAAGCTGGCCAGGATCGGCTGA
- a CDS encoding GPP34 family phosphoprotein: MGRSRRTIPEELLLLALDPTTGTTAQPQSLDLGLAGAQLVELALAGRIAPDGDRIAVVMPRPTGDPTLDSALELLRRRGSPVRAVHWIGGPRLGLRQIYLAHLERCGMVHAVAGQMCGVLPTTRYQATDTAISRDIRNRLDNAIRTGVPPDPRTAALAALAHAVGLGKHLYPGNEGRSSRSRLRDLIRHDPMGGLVAHAVMDVQNGVAVQPRRTQQAAGVPLQQQSQARRGSMAHTAAS; encoded by the coding sequence ATGGGCAGGAGCCGTAGAACAATCCCGGAGGAGCTTCTGTTGCTCGCTCTGGACCCGACCACGGGTACCACAGCGCAGCCGCAGTCGCTCGACCTCGGCCTGGCCGGGGCACAGCTAGTGGAGCTGGCTCTGGCAGGACGGATAGCCCCTGACGGGGATCGTATCGCCGTGGTGATGCCACGGCCGACAGGAGATCCGACTCTGGACTCCGCACTGGAACTGCTGCGCCGTCGCGGCAGCCCGGTCCGGGCGGTCCACTGGATAGGCGGCCCCCGTCTGGGGCTGCGCCAGATCTACCTCGCTCATCTGGAGCGGTGCGGCATGGTTCACGCCGTGGCGGGCCAGATGTGCGGAGTGCTGCCGACGACTCGCTACCAAGCGACGGACACGGCGATCAGCCGGGACATCAGGAACCGGCTGGACAACGCGATCCGCACCGGTGTACCGCCGGACCCGCGGACCGCGGCGCTCGCCGCACTGGCCCACGCGGTCGGACTCGGCAAGCACCTGTATCCGGGGAACGAAGGGCGCTCGTCGCGCTCCCGCCTCCGGGATCTGATCAGGCACGACCCGATGGGCGGTCTCGTCGCGCACGCCGTGATGGACGTCCAGAACGGGGTGGCGGTCCAGCCACGCCGTACGCAGCAGGCAGCGGGCGTTCCGTTGCAGCAGCAATCACAGGCCCGCCGCGGCAGCATGGCGCACACCGCCGCGAGCTGA
- a CDS encoding helix-turn-helix transcriptional regulator produces the protein MPSNVNPTVRRRRLGQELRRLRELKGMTAEEVAERLLVSQSKISRLENGRRSISQRDVRDLCGVYEVDDHRIVDSLMQMAKDSRQQGWWHAFGDIPYSVYIGLETDAESLRVYEPQMIPGLLQTRAYAEALINGALPEAPPSDIEKRVNVRSRRQDRVNAPDNPLRLWAVIDESALRRVVGDKQVMLDQLEHLVEQSHLPHVTVQVLPFEMGAHPGINGQYAILEFPDAADSSVVYIEGVTSDLYLEKAHDVQRYSVMYEHLRAQSLNVEQTREFISKIAKSYTS, from the coding sequence GTGCCGTCCAACGTCAATCCCACTGTCAGGCGACGCAGGTTGGGCCAGGAATTGCGCCGCCTGCGCGAACTCAAAGGCATGACGGCCGAGGAAGTCGCGGAGCGGCTGCTGGTGTCGCAGTCGAAGATCAGCCGGCTGGAGAACGGCCGCCGCTCCATCAGCCAGCGCGACGTCCGCGACCTCTGCGGGGTGTACGAGGTCGACGACCACCGCATCGTCGACTCGCTCATGCAGATGGCGAAGGACTCCCGCCAGCAGGGCTGGTGGCACGCCTTCGGGGACATCCCGTACAGCGTCTACATCGGTCTGGAGACCGACGCGGAGTCGCTGCGGGTGTACGAGCCGCAGATGATTCCGGGCCTGCTCCAGACCCGCGCGTACGCGGAGGCGCTGATCAACGGCGCGCTTCCCGAGGCCCCGCCGTCGGACATCGAGAAGCGCGTCAACGTGCGGTCGCGGCGGCAGGACCGGGTCAACGCGCCGGACAACCCGCTGCGGTTGTGGGCGGTGATCGACGAGTCGGCGCTGCGCCGGGTGGTCGGCGACAAGCAGGTGATGCTCGATCAGCTGGAGCACCTCGTCGAGCAGTCGCATCTGCCGCACGTCACCGTGCAGGTGCTGCCGTTCGAGATGGGCGCGCATCCGGGCATCAACGGCCAGTACGCGATCCTGGAGTTCCCGGACGCGGCCGACTCCAGCGTCGTCTACATCGAGGGCGTCACGAGCGATCTCTACCTGGAGAAGGCGCACGACGTACAGCGCTACAGCGTGATGTACGAGCACCTGCGGGCCCAGTCGCTGAACGTCGAGCAGACCAGGGAGTTCATCAGCAAGATCGCGAAGTCGTACACCAGCTGA
- a CDS encoding DUF397 domain-containing protein gives MAILQGATDTWTKSSYSGGNGACVEVKSPVQDIAVRDSKAPEGPSLTFVPGAWNAFVRDVAAGTVDA, from the coding sequence ATGGCAATTCTTCAGGGTGCTACGGACACATGGACGAAGTCGTCGTACTCCGGGGGCAACGGCGCGTGCGTCGAGGTCAAGTCCCCGGTCCAGGACATCGCCGTGCGTGACTCGAAGGCCCCCGAGGGCCCCTCGCTCACCTTCGTCCCCGGCGCGTGGAACGCGTTCGTACGCGATGTGGCCGCCGGCACGGTCGACGCCTGA
- a CDS encoding ADP-ribosylglycohydrolase family protein yields MSTATTAVWGRTEQQDFRSRVRGTLLGGAVGDALGAGVSGLDLEEIRAAHGVEGVTDYVPAHGRRGAVTALTQLTLFTVDGLIRAQVRRDIGAWHPPTDVHRAHLRWAATQHHWGPDERREDNGWLAAEEWLYARRAPVRECLGGFGDTTMGTLDRPKNPTARDAGALTRSAPFGLLVGWEPGLVLQLAVECAAQSHGHPAAQLAAGAFAVLVHGLARGESLDASVQNTLALLGERPGHEPVTEGLRRALGSVRQGIPGPALIEALGATDAAEEVLSVGVYCALVGEDVRHGLRLAVNHSGPSRATGSVCGALLGALHGETALPPAWLAELEGRATLLQLADDFAMEMTQGPALHTPAAVAPGWLARYPRA; encoded by the coding sequence GTGAGCACAGCGACCACGGCCGTCTGGGGCCGGACCGAGCAGCAGGACTTCCGCAGCCGGGTCCGTGGGACCCTGCTCGGCGGGGCCGTCGGGGACGCGCTCGGCGCCGGGGTCAGCGGACTCGACCTGGAGGAGATCCGCGCGGCCCACGGTGTCGAAGGAGTCACCGACTACGTGCCCGCCCACGGCAGACGCGGCGCCGTCACCGCCCTCACCCAGCTGACCCTGTTCACCGTCGACGGCCTGATACGCGCCCAGGTCCGCCGCGACATCGGAGCCTGGCACCCGCCCACCGACGTGCACCGGGCCCATCTGCGGTGGGCCGCCACCCAGCACCACTGGGGACCCGACGAACGGCGCGAGGACAACGGCTGGCTGGCCGCCGAGGAATGGCTCTACGCCCGCCGCGCCCCCGTCCGGGAATGCCTCGGCGGCTTCGGCGACACCACCATGGGCACGCTCGACCGGCCGAAGAACCCCACCGCGAGGGACGCGGGCGCGCTCACCCGGTCCGCCCCGTTCGGGCTCCTGGTCGGCTGGGAACCGGGTCTCGTGCTGCAACTGGCCGTCGAATGCGCGGCCCAGTCCCACGGCCATCCCGCCGCCCAGCTCGCCGCCGGAGCCTTCGCGGTCCTGGTGCACGGGCTGGCGCGCGGGGAGAGCCTGGACGCCTCGGTGCAGAACACCCTGGCCCTGCTGGGCGAACGCCCCGGCCACGAACCGGTGACCGAGGGGCTGCGCCGGGCCCTCGGCTCGGTGCGCCAGGGCATCCCCGGCCCCGCGCTGATCGAGGCGCTGGGGGCGACCGACGCCGCCGAGGAGGTCCTGTCCGTCGGTGTGTACTGCGCGCTGGTCGGCGAGGACGTCCGGCACGGGCTGCGGCTCGCGGTGAACCACAGCGGTCCCTCCCGCGCCACCGGCTCCGTCTGCGGGGCGCTGCTGGGCGCGCTGCACGGCGAGACCGCGTTGCCGCCGGCCTGGCTCGCGGAGCTGGAGGGGCGGGCCACGCTCCTCCAGCTGGCCGACGACTTCGCGATGGAGATGACCCAGGGGCCCGCCCTGCACACCCCTGCCGCCGTCGCGCCGGGCTGGCTGGCCCGGTACCCGCGCGCGTAG
- a CDS encoding tetratricopeptide repeat protein → MPPTSPRRLSLQQIVEGQRRAAFVGRRSELDLYRRNFTLPPEDSRHRFVFHVRGNAGVGKTSLVREWREAAAEFGAVTASVDESADSVPDVLAAFAAQFAEQGYPLKALDRLLDIYRRALHEAAGQLAADNETSPAGPSAGALAAAQAGLIAAGAIPVVGALAGGIDPAVLARGAGGLRAVFGGRARLQEEARLLAEPIRVLSPVFVAEIDRVADTVPWVALFLDTYERTAPQLDRWVSDLLTPGRYGDLPANLVLTLAGQRRLDPVRWGDRSRLVADVPLGPFTEAESRQLLHGRGVVEEPVVREVLRLSGGLPVLVSTLATNPGAAGEANATAVERFLAGESDPVRRAAALACALPRRFDEDLVAVAVAAPQDGPYAVPELYNWLHELPFVAERHSGRSRYHAVVRAPMLRLQRTGSPQRWKATHDRLAEAFEARRDAAGEGIDPERLWAEQQWRRAALEVLYHRLCARPRTALPEALRAGISLCDQRPYRARHWAQIIAEAGEDADDAVLREWGRDLLAAVTDHGPRPTAALGLLLTRAELTDRDRAAALVVRAWDRFRAGELDAALSDHGRAIAVDPRCERAHQGRAVILRSLGRYEEALADLDRAEEIAPAWAWAVRERGETYRRMGRLEEALTVLDRAHALNPSDAVPLGSRGLVRHGLGRHEDALDDFDRAIALWPEYAWALVRRSRVRTALGDPVGALADLDRAEELTPGRAGTEGERGEVYRATGRYGEAVACYDRALALNPDYAWAHGSRALALEALGRLAEARAALDRALELDPSYGWAREHRERLEATGEP, encoded by the coding sequence ATGCCGCCGACCAGTCCCCGCCGCCTCTCCCTCCAGCAGATCGTCGAAGGACAGCGACGTGCCGCGTTCGTCGGGCGCCGATCCGAACTCGACCTCTACCGACGGAACTTCACGCTTCCACCCGAAGACTCCCGGCACCGGTTCGTCTTCCATGTGCGGGGCAACGCCGGGGTCGGCAAGACCTCGCTCGTACGGGAATGGCGGGAAGCGGCAGCGGAGTTCGGAGCGGTCACCGCATCGGTCGACGAGAGCGCCGACTCCGTCCCCGACGTACTGGCCGCCTTCGCCGCGCAGTTCGCCGAACAGGGGTACCCGCTCAAAGCGCTCGACCGGCTGCTCGACATCTACCGGCGGGCTCTCCACGAGGCGGCCGGACAGCTCGCGGCGGACAACGAGACTTCCCCGGCAGGGCCCTCGGCCGGGGCGCTCGCCGCCGCGCAGGCCGGGCTGATCGCGGCAGGGGCGATACCGGTCGTCGGGGCGCTGGCCGGAGGCATCGACCCGGCGGTCCTGGCGCGGGGAGCGGGCGGGCTGCGGGCGGTGTTCGGAGGGCGGGCGCGCCTCCAGGAGGAGGCCCGGCTGCTGGCGGAACCGATACGGGTCCTCAGCCCGGTGTTCGTCGCCGAGATCGACCGGGTCGCGGACACGGTGCCCTGGGTCGCCCTGTTCCTGGACACCTACGAACGCACCGCACCCCAACTGGACCGATGGGTGTCGGACTTGCTCACGCCGGGGCGGTACGGCGACCTGCCCGCCAACCTCGTCCTGACCCTGGCCGGCCAGCGCCGCCTGGACCCCGTGCGCTGGGGCGACCGGAGCCGCCTGGTCGCGGACGTCCCGCTCGGGCCGTTCACCGAGGCCGAGTCGCGCCAACTCCTGCACGGGCGCGGGGTGGTGGAGGAGCCCGTCGTACGGGAGGTGCTGCGGCTCTCCGGCGGGCTGCCCGTCCTCGTGTCCACCCTCGCCACCAACCCCGGCGCGGCCGGTGAGGCGAACGCCACCGCCGTCGAACGCTTCCTGGCCGGCGAGAGCGACCCGGTCCGCCGGGCAGCGGCCCTCGCCTGCGCGCTGCCCCGCCGGTTCGACGAGGACCTGGTGGCCGTCGCCGTGGCCGCACCGCAGGACGGGCCGTACGCCGTGCCGGAGCTCTACAACTGGCTGCACGAGCTGCCGTTCGTCGCCGAGCGGCACTCCGGCCGTTCCCGCTACCACGCCGTCGTCCGGGCCCCGATGCTGCGGCTCCAGCGCACCGGGTCGCCCCAGCGCTGGAAGGCGACGCACGACCGGCTGGCCGAGGCGTTCGAGGCCCGCCGGGACGCCGCGGGAGAGGGCATCGACCCGGAACGGCTGTGGGCCGAGCAGCAGTGGCGCCGGGCGGCCCTCGAAGTGCTCTACCACCGGCTCTGCGCCCGCCCCCGGACCGCGCTCCCCGAGGCCCTGCGCGCCGGGATCTCCCTGTGCGACCAGCGGCCGTACCGCGCCCGGCACTGGGCCCAGATCATCGCGGAGGCGGGCGAGGACGCCGACGACGCCGTCCTGCGGGAGTGGGGCCGCGACCTGCTCGCCGCCGTGACCGACCACGGGCCCCGCCCCACCGCCGCGCTCGGGCTCCTGCTGACCCGTGCCGAGCTGACCGACCGCGACCGGGCGGCCGCCCTCGTGGTGCGGGCCTGGGACCGCTTCCGGGCCGGGGAGCTGGACGCGGCGCTCTCCGACCACGGGCGGGCGATCGCCGTGGACCCGCGCTGCGAACGCGCCCACCAGGGCCGGGCGGTCATCCTGCGGTCGCTCGGTCGCTACGAGGAGGCCCTCGCCGACCTGGACCGGGCCGAGGAGATCGCGCCCGCCTGGGCCTGGGCGGTGCGGGAGCGGGGCGAGACGTACCGGCGGATGGGCCGGCTGGAGGAGGCCCTGACCGTTCTGGACCGGGCGCACGCCCTGAACCCGTCCGACGCGGTGCCGCTGGGCAGCCGGGGCCTGGTCCGCCACGGTCTCGGCCGCCACGAGGACGCGCTCGACGACTTCGACCGGGCGATCGCGCTGTGGCCGGAGTACGCGTGGGCGCTGGTGCGGCGCTCCCGTGTGCGCACCGCCCTGGGCGACCCGGTGGGCGCGCTCGCGGACCTGGACCGGGCCGAGGAACTGACCCCCGGCCGGGCGGGCACGGAGGGGGAGCGGGGCGAGGTGTACCGGGCGACGGGCCGGTACGGGGAGGCCGTCGCCTGCTACGACCGGGCCCTCGCCCTGAACCCCGACTACGCCTGGGCGCACGGCAGCCGGGCCCTCGCGCTGGAGGCCCTGGGCCGCCTCGCCGAGGCCCGCGCGGCCCTGGACCGGGCGCTGGAACTGGACCCGTCGTACGGGTGGGCGCGGGAGCACCGGGAGCGGCTGGAGGCCACCGGGGAGCCTTAG
- a CDS encoding NPP1 family protein: protein MRNPPMPVFPRTARDRPPAVPPGPLPLRGRRVGRTATVLAAAGLLVLGAASVAHADPPGNLPQNAGGYEQTFSPAYDYDGDGCYATPAIGPDGTLAPGLRTTGAVNGSCRDQGDLDNSQTYARSLCNNGWCGIVYASYFEKDQAVHGSGLGGHRHDFEHVISWVDQGSHQVEHVSTTQHSTVRTYPRSQVRFDGTHPKAVYHKDGLSTHFFRLANGNDEPPENHYGTWRYPPIVDWNGFPSTQLRDKLMNADFGAATIKVTDKDNRFRNLLTNAKPAGIPFDPWA, encoded by the coding sequence ATGCGAAACCCGCCGATGCCGGTCTTCCCCCGCACGGCCCGCGACAGGCCGCCCGCCGTCCCGCCCGGCCCCCTTCCCCTGCGCGGCCGACGAGTCGGCCGCACCGCCACCGTCCTCGCCGCCGCCGGCCTCCTCGTACTCGGCGCCGCCTCCGTGGCCCATGCCGATCCGCCGGGCAACCTCCCCCAGAACGCGGGCGGTTACGAACAGACCTTCTCGCCCGCATACGACTACGACGGTGACGGCTGCTACGCCACCCCCGCCATCGGGCCGGACGGCACCCTCGCACCCGGACTGAGGACGACCGGCGCGGTCAACGGCAGTTGCCGGGACCAGGGGGACCTGGACAACTCCCAGACGTACGCCCGCTCCCTGTGCAACAACGGCTGGTGCGGCATCGTCTACGCCAGCTACTTCGAGAAGGACCAGGCCGTCCACGGCAGCGGACTCGGCGGCCACCGCCACGACTTCGAGCACGTGATCTCCTGGGTCGACCAGGGCTCCCACCAGGTCGAACACGTCTCCACGACCCAGCACAGCACCGTGAGGACCTACCCGCGCTCCCAGGTGCGGTTCGACGGCACGCACCCCAAGGCCGTCTACCACAAGGACGGTTTGAGTACGCACTTCTTCCGCCTCGCCAACGGCAACGACGAGCCGCCGGAGAACCACTACGGCACCTGGCGCTACCCCCCGATCGTCGACTGGAACGGCTTCCCCAGCACGCAGTTGCGCGACAAGCTCATGAACGCCGACTTCGGCGCGGCGACCATCAAGGTCACCGACAAGGACAACCGCTTCCGGAACCTGCTCACCAACGCCAAGCCCGCCGGGATTCCCTTCGACCCCTGGGCCTGA